The following coding sequences lie in one Desulfovibrio aminophilus DSM 12254 genomic window:
- the pgsA gene encoding CDP-diacylglycerol--glycerol-3-phosphate 3-phosphatidyltransferase: MSHFNLANSLTMARIVAVPVMVCLLYFPNPFICWVAALFFVAASVTDIFDGIVARRQGRITTLGKFLDPLADKLLISSVLVMLVRLEWAPAWVAVLIICRELAVTGMRAVAAEKGEVIAADRFGKLKTIAQIVALTPLILHYPVFGLDSAAIGTILLYIALLLTLFSGGNYLYNFYKNWLLSE, translated from the coding sequence ATGAGCCATTTCAACCTGGCGAATTCCCTGACCATGGCGCGGATCGTGGCCGTGCCGGTCATGGTCTGCCTACTGTATTTCCCCAACCCGTTCATCTGTTGGGTGGCGGCGCTGTTCTTCGTGGCCGCCTCGGTGACCGACATCTTCGACGGCATCGTGGCTCGCCGACAGGGCCGCATCACCACCCTGGGCAAGTTTCTGGACCCCCTGGCCGACAAACTGCTCATCAGCTCGGTGCTGGTCATGCTTGTGCGCCTGGAGTGGGCTCCGGCCTGGGTGGCGGTATTGATCATCTGCCGGGAACTGGCCGTGACCGGGATGCGGGCCGTGGCGGCGGAGAAGGGCGAGGTCATCGCGGCGGATCGTTTCGGCAAGCTGAAAACCATCGCTCAGATCGTGGCCCTGACCCCGCTCATCCTGCACTATCCCGTGTTCGGACTGGACTCCGCGGCCATTGGTACGATCCTCTTGTATATCGCCCTGTTGCTGACGCTTTTCTCCGGCGGAAATTATCTGTACAATTTCTATAAAAACTGGTTACTATCCGAATAG
- a CDS encoding FtsB family cell division protein — protein sequence MLARRILVGFLILLNLFLFFRLIWSDQGLFAYMTLRNRYEQLQAQIDDVDRKNLDLSQDIRRLKSDRAYQEKVIRERLKYVKDNEILYLLPEESDKPLGDGADDKKD from the coding sequence ATGCTGGCGCGTCGCATCCTGGTCGGTTTCCTCATCCTCCTGAATTTGTTCCTCTTTTTTCGGCTCATCTGGAGCGACCAGGGGTTGTTCGCCTACATGACGCTCAGGAACCGCTACGAACAGCTCCAGGCCCAGATCGACGATGTGGACAGGAAGAACCTGGATCTGAGTCAGGACATCCGGCGGCTGAAGTCGGACCGGGCTTACCAGGAGAAGGTCATCAGGGAGCGGCTCAAGTACGTCAAGGACAACGAAATCCTTTACCTCTTGCCCGAAGAGTCCGATAAACCCCTGGGAGATGGCGCGGATGACAAAAAAGATTGA